The Apium graveolens cultivar Ventura chromosome 6, ASM990537v1, whole genome shotgun sequence genome contains a region encoding:
- the LOC141666765 gene encoding ABC transporter G family member 3, with protein MEEIQSQSDNYRSSSSSASSPASRVPSSNFFYLRKPGTLGHPISFEDSPDWDDNDIEVRLEEGGDSINAATTPASPALSKLNSGSFPSPPLPEGAVIARNIAGASVAWKDLTVIVKGKRKYSDRVVKSSNGYALPGTMTVIMGPAKSGKTTLLRALAGRLGDSAKMYGEVFVNGAKSDLPYGSYGFVERQTTLIGSLTVREFLYYSALLQLPGFFFQKKNVVEDAILAMSLGDYANKLIGGHCFMKGLPSGERRRVSIARELVMRPHVLFIDEPLYHLDSVSALLMMVTLKKLASTGCTLLFSLNQSSTEVFGLFDRICLLSNGNTLFFGETLACLQHFSNAGFPCPIMQSPSDHFLRAINTDFDRIIAMCKNWQDDNGDFSSVNMDTAVAIRTLEATYKSSEDAAAVETMILNLTEKEGSSLKSKGKASSSVRILVLTWRSLLVMSREWKYYWLRLILYMLLTLCIGTVFSGLGHSLSSVVTRVAAIFVFVSFTSLLSIAGAPAQMKEVRIYACEESNQHSGALVFLLGQLFSSIPFMFLISISSSLVFYFLIGLQDEFSLLMYFVLNFFMCLLVNEGLVLVITSVWQDIFWSILTLVSIHVVMMLSAGYFRIRSALPGPVWMYPVSYIAFHTYAIQGLLENEYVGTSFAVGQVRSISGYQALQNVYDTSSERKSKWENLLVLFLMVIGYRFLVFILLRFRIKNLSFCRIYQCNQKTNSR; from the exons ATGGAAGAAATCCAGTCTCAGTCCGATAATTATAGGTCTTCCTCTTCTTCTGCTAGTAGTCCTGCAAGTAGAGTGCCTTCAAGTAATTTTTTCTATTTACGCAAACCTGGCACTCTTGGACACCCTATATCATTTGAGGATTCTCCAGACTGGGATGATAATGATATCGAGGTTCGGTTGGAGGAAGGTGGTGACTCCATCAATGCCGCAACCACTCCAGCATCCCCAGCTTTGTCAAAGCTTAATAGTGGGTCGTTTCCATCACCTCCATTACCGGAGGGGGCAGTTATTGCAAGAAATATTGCAGGGGCATCAGTTGCATGGAAGGATTTGACAGTGATTGTGAAGGGAAAAAGGAAGTATTCTGACAGGGTTGTGAAGAGTTCGAATGGTTATGCTTTACCGGGGACAATGACTGTAATAATGGGTCCTGCAAAGTCGGGGAAAACAACTCTCTTAAGAGCTCTTGCAG gaaGGTTGGGGGATTCTGCCAAAATGTATGGCGAAGTTTTTGTGAATGGCGCTAAATCAGATCTGCCATATGGATCCTAT GGATTTGTTGAAAGGCAGACCACACTAATTGGGTCCCTCACTGTGCGTGAATTCCTTTACTATTCAGCATTGCTTCAGCTTCCTGGATTTTTCTTTCAGAAAAAGAACGTGGTGGAGGACGCTATCCTTGCAATGTCACTAGGAGATTATGCAAACAAACTTATAGGCGGCCACTGTTTCATGAAGGGCCTTCCTAGTGGTGAGAGAAGGCGTGTCAGTATTGCCAGGGAACTTGTGATGAGACCACATGTCTTATTTATAGATGAGCCTCTTTATCATCTTGACAG TGTCTCTGCTCTTCTGATGATGGTAACACTGAAAAAGCTTGCCAGCACCGGATGTACACTATTATTCAGCCTTAACCAGAGTAGCACAGAAGTATTTGGCCTCTTTGATCGAATTTGTCTACTATCAAATGGAAATACACTGTTCTTTGGAGAAACATTGGCTTGTCTGCAG CACTTCTCAAATGCTGGATTTCCTTGCCCAATCATGCAAAGTCCTTCTGATCACTTTCTGCGTGCAATAAACACGGATTTTGACAGAATCATTGCAATGTGCAAAAATTGGCAG GATGATAATGGAGATTTTTCTTCAGTTAATATGGACACAGCTGTTGCAATACGGACCCTTGAAGCAACTTATAAGTCATCTGAGGATGCTGCTGCAGTTGAGACTATGATACTGAACCTAACAGAAAAG GAAGGGTCTTCTCTGAAAAGCAAAGGAAAAGCTAGCAGTAGTGTGCGTATTTTAGTCTTGACATGGAGATCACTGTTAGTTATGTCAAGAGAGTGGAAATATTACTGGCTTCGATTGATTCTATATATGCTTCTTACACTATGCATTGGTACTGTATTTTCTGGTCTAGGGCATTCCTTGTCATCCGTTGTG ACCCGAGTAGCGGCAATATTTGTATTTGTCTCCTTCACTTCGCTTTTAAGCATTGCTGGAGCTCCTGCACAGATGAAAGAAGTCAGG ATATATGCATGTGAAGAGTCAAACCAGCATTCAGGAGCATTAGTTTTCTTACTTGGGCAACTCTTCTCCAGTATCCCTTTCATGTTCCTGATCTCGATTTCTTCCAGCTTGGTCTTCTATTTCCTGATTGGACTGCAAGACGAGTTTAGCTTGTTGATGTACTTTGTTCTAAACTTCTTTATGTGCCTCTTAGTCAATGAAGGACTGGTACTAGTTATCACTTCCGTTTGGCAAGATATTTTCTGGAGTATCTTAACACTGGTTTCCATACAT GTGGTGATGATGCTTTCTGCTGGCTATTTTAGAATTCGGAGTGCTTTGCCTGGACCAGTGTGGATGTATCCTGTATCCTACATTGCTTTCCATACTTACGCCATTCAG GGACTCCTAGAGAACGAGTATGTAGGAACCTCTTTTGCCGTTGGGCAGGTACGAAGCATTTCAGGGTATCAGGCACTTCAGAATGTATATGATACTtcttctgaaagaaaatccaagTGGGAAAACCTATTGGTCTTGTTTCTTATGGTTATTGGTTATCGCTTTCTTGTCTTTATTTTGCTACGCTTTCGTATCAAGAACTTATCTTTCTGTAGAATATACCAATGTAATCAAAAAACAAACTCAAGATGA